A part of Caretta caretta isolate rCarCar2 chromosome 1, rCarCar1.hap1, whole genome shotgun sequence genomic DNA contains:
- the NDP gene encoding norrin, protein MGNHVLAASISMLSLLAIMGDTDSKTDSSFMTDSDPGRCMRHHYVDSISHPLYKCNSKMVLLARCEGRCSQTSRSEPMVSFSTVLKQPFRSTCHCCRPQTSKLKAMRLRCSGGMRLTATYRYILSCHCEECNS, encoded by the exons ATGGGAAATCATGTACTAGCGGCTTCAATTTCCATGCTCTCTCTTCTTGCAATAATGGGAGACACAGACAGTAAAACGGACAGTTCATTCATGACTGACTCAGACCCAGGTCGCTGTATGAGGCATCATTATGTTGATTCCATCAGTCATCCATTGTACAAGTGTAACTCAAAG ATGGTGCTGCTGGCTCGCTGCGAGGGACGCTGCAGTCAGACATCACGCTCTGAGCCGATGGTCTCCTTCAGCACAGTCCTAAAACAACCATTCCGTTCTACCTGCCACTGTTGCCGGCCCCAGACCTCCAAGCTGAAAGCAATGAGGTTGCGCTGCTCAGGTGGCATGAGGCTCACTGCTACGTACCGTTACATCCTATCCTGCCATTGTGAAGAGTGCAACTCCTAG